Proteins encoded within one genomic window of Solenopsis invicta isolate M01_SB chromosome 10, UNIL_Sinv_3.0, whole genome shotgun sequence:
- the LOC120358758 gene encoding uncharacterized protein LOC120358758, with product MIAQYVDRDHRNWDERIPELQLAYNTARHEATGYTPAFLNLGREIFTPARVGEATPPPTPPPDDTRRYLEEAHDLVRIHLARAFQKQQKYYNLRRRPWQPEIGEWVWKREHPLSNKAAAFNAKLAPKFRGPLEVCNKISPVIFDLRDRRGRWTRHVHVQDLKPAPRETDGRGDTDNEATDPGEETEDEQPNNNNGDDSGGEA from the coding sequence ATGATCGCACAGTACGTAGACCGCGATCACCGCAACTGGGACGAAAGAATCCCCGAACTACAACTGGCATACAATACGGCGCGACACGAGGCAACCGGCTACACACCGGCGTTCCTAAATCTCGGGCGAGAAATATTCACCCCCGCGCGCGTCGGCGAAGCGACGCCGCCTCCCACCCCACCGCCGGACGATACACGACGCTACCTCGAGGAGGCCCATGACCTAGTACGCATTCACCTCGCACGCGCTTTccaaaaacaacaaaaatactACAACCTCCGCCGTCGCCCATGGCAGCCAGAGATAGGCGAGTGGGTATGGAAGAGGGAGCACCCCCTGTCCAACAAAGCCGCCGCGTTCAATGCCAAATTGGCACCGAAGTTCCGAGGGCCCCTCGAGGTATGCAACAAAATCTCGCCCGTGATCTTCGACCTGCGCGACAGGCGCGGACGATGGACTCGGCACGTGCACGTACAAGATTTAAAACCGGCACCTCGCGAGACCGACGGGAGGGGAGACACCGACAACGAGGCAACCGACCCCGGAGAGGAAACCGAGGACGAGCAACCAAACAATAA
- the LOC120358759 gene encoding uncharacterized protein LOC120358759, whose translation MSCHRLLQTNVNHSARAQDLLFQTMAEWNIEVAIVAEPYVAEPYAVSSADNRWRGDTAGLVAIVSKGGSAASSLVPLSRGEGYVACRWGSRAIVGVYISPNISPEEFETQIEEVEEVVRRLQPGWVLVAGDFNARSVDWAGPVTDTMGELLGDWAAALDLHVVNRGSVPTCVAARGSSIVDITMGSPKAHGEITEWSVSDEETLSDHRYIVMEVSLPSPVREPCARPERPEGAPSPRWSLKHLDRDLAMTAAIAKS comes from the coding sequence ATGTCTTGCCATCGCCTTCTCCAGACCAATGTGAACCACTCCGCCAGGGCACAAGATCTTCTATTCCAGACTATGGCGGAGTGGAACATCGAGGTGGCAATCGTGGCCGAGCCCTATGTGGCCGAGCCCTATGCCGTCTCCTCTGCCGACAACAGGTGGCGGGGCGACACGGCGGGGCTGGTCGCGATTGTCAGCAAAGGAGGTAGCGCCGCCTCCTCCCTCGTCCCTCTATCGAGGGGCGAGGGATACGTCGCCTGCCGATGGGGAAGCAGGGCCATCGTGGGGGTTTATATCTCCCCCAACATCTCGCCCGAAGAATTTGAGACACAAATCGAGGAGGTCGAGGAAGTCGTCCGCCGCCTGCAGCCAGGTTGGGTGCTGGTGGCGGGCGACTTTAACGCGAGGTCCGTCGACTGGGCTGGCCCAGTCACGGACACTATGGGCGAGTTGTTGGGGGACTGGGCCGCCGCACTGGACCTCCACGTGGTCAATAGGGGGTCGGTCCCTACCTGTGTGGCGGCCCGAGGGAGCTCCATCGTGGACATAACGATGGGCTCCCCTAAGGCGCACGGCGAAATCACCGAATGGTCGGTCTCGGATGAGGAGACCCTATCCGACCACCGGTACATAGTGATGGAGGTCTCCTTACCGAGTCCGGTAAGAGAACCCTGCGCCCGGCCCGAGAGGCCAGAGGGTGCCCCCTCCCCGCGATGGTCTCTGAAACATCTAGATCGGGACTTGGCGATGACCGCTGCCATCGCCAAGTCCTGA